A genomic segment from Polyangium mundeleinium encodes:
- a CDS encoding PAS domain S-box protein has protein sequence MLYDARTSPPVWSPPAASASPKPRPDRTGKRFLARYGVAVAAVAVVTAIRLALDPVLGEHSPFLIFTLAVVAAAWYGGLRAALFAMALAALSSAFFVVPPKFVLVLPTTSAQAQFTLFLCTATGLSYLMDSLHRARIRAEVTEQKARASEEWLRVTLRSIGDGVIATDEVGRVAFMNPSAEQLTGWSAADAIDRPLGDVFRIVGEADRDPMEDPVARVLRDGSVVGLANHTVLVARDDKEYPIADSGAPILDDTGRIRGVVLVFQDGTAEREAARRLAASEAEFREAFERAGVGEAQVELSTGRFLRVNHMLSEITGCTADELTHMTFPELTHPDNRTADWKRFQAAVRGECPMFESDTRYIHKDGREIQVRVTATILRDAEGEPQRAMLVFQDVTERAKAEEALREGKALLRAVTDATSDLIYAKDLAGRLTLANPATLHVLGRTEEEAIGNRDVDFAPQPEQGRWIAEIDQRVLTTGREVREEEDFGPPGAVRTYSTTKAPLRDEHGAVVGLVGVSRDITDRKQAEEEVRRLNAELELRVDERTRALSEANAELEAFSYTIAHDLRAPVRNMHSLADALVEDHAEELSPDARDYTQRIVAAAVRMDDLIKDLLAYARLAREAIRLDPLDLDAVLTDVLGQMRPEIRERGAEVSVAWPLGRAVAQRTTLGQVVTNLLDNAIKFAEAGKKAVAHVRSEDRGDRVRLWVEDNGIGVEPEHRERIFRVFERLHAQEAYPGTGIGLAIVRKGAERMGGSCGVEENPGGGSRFWVELPKQENT, from the coding sequence ATGTTGTACGACGCCCGAACGAGCCCGCCGGTCTGGTCGCCCCCAGCGGCGAGCGCGAGCCCCAAGCCGCGCCCGGACCGGACGGGGAAACGGTTCCTTGCGCGGTATGGCGTAGCCGTCGCGGCTGTCGCCGTGGTGACGGCGATCCGGCTCGCGCTCGATCCCGTGCTCGGGGAGCATTCCCCCTTTTTGATCTTCACCCTGGCCGTCGTGGCAGCGGCCTGGTACGGCGGGCTGCGGGCGGCGCTCTTCGCCATGGCCTTGGCCGCCCTCTCGTCCGCCTTTTTCGTCGTGCCTCCGAAGTTCGTTCTCGTTCTCCCGACGACGTCGGCGCAGGCGCAATTCACGCTCTTCCTGTGCACCGCGACCGGCCTGAGTTACTTGATGGATTCGCTCCACCGCGCGCGCATCCGCGCCGAGGTCACAGAGCAAAAGGCGCGCGCGAGCGAGGAGTGGCTGCGCGTCACGCTCCGGAGCATCGGCGACGGGGTCATCGCCACGGACGAGGTCGGGCGTGTCGCATTCATGAACCCGTCCGCGGAACAACTCACGGGGTGGAGCGCCGCGGACGCCATCGACCGGCCGCTCGGCGACGTGTTCCGCATCGTGGGCGAGGCCGATCGAGACCCCATGGAAGACCCGGTCGCCCGGGTCTTGCGGGATGGATCGGTGGTTGGGCTCGCCAACCACACGGTGCTCGTCGCTCGTGATGACAAGGAATACCCCATTGCGGATTCGGGGGCCCCCATCCTGGACGATACGGGCCGGATCCGCGGGGTCGTGCTCGTGTTCCAGGACGGGACGGCCGAGCGAGAGGCCGCGCGGCGGCTCGCGGCGAGCGAAGCGGAGTTTCGGGAGGCCTTCGAGCGCGCCGGGGTCGGCGAGGCGCAGGTGGAGCTCTCGACCGGGCGATTCCTGCGCGTGAACCACATGCTCTCTGAAATCACGGGCTGCACGGCGGACGAGCTCACCCACATGACGTTCCCCGAGCTCACGCACCCGGACAACCGGACAGCCGATTGGAAGCGATTCCAGGCGGCCGTCCGGGGCGAGTGCCCCATGTTCGAGAGCGACACACGGTACATCCACAAAGACGGGCGGGAAATCCAGGTGCGGGTGACCGCGACCATCCTTCGCGACGCAGAGGGGGAGCCGCAGCGCGCCATGCTCGTCTTCCAGGACGTGACGGAGCGGGCCAAGGCCGAGGAGGCGCTGCGGGAAGGAAAAGCGCTCTTGCGGGCGGTCACCGACGCCACGAGCGACCTCATTTACGCGAAGGACCTCGCCGGTCGGCTCACGCTCGCAAACCCGGCCACGCTGCACGTCCTCGGGCGGACCGAGGAAGAAGCAATCGGGAACCGCGACGTCGATTTTGCCCCCCAACCCGAGCAGGGCCGCTGGATCGCCGAGATTGATCAGCGCGTCTTGACCACGGGCCGGGAAGTCAGGGAAGAGGAGGATTTCGGCCCGCCGGGCGCGGTCCGGACCTATTCGACGACGAAAGCCCCGCTCCGGGACGAGCACGGGGCCGTGGTGGGCCTGGTCGGCGTCTCGCGCGACATCACGGACCGAAAGCAGGCGGAGGAGGAGGTGCGCCGGCTCAATGCCGAGCTCGAGCTGCGGGTGGACGAACGCACCCGCGCGCTCTCCGAGGCAAACGCGGAGCTCGAGGCGTTCTCCTACACGATCGCCCACGACCTCCGGGCCCCCGTGCGCAACATGCATTCCCTCGCCGACGCGCTGGTCGAGGATCACGCGGAGGAGCTGTCCCCCGACGCCCGGGACTACACGCAGCGTATCGTGGCGGCCGCGGTTCGGATGGACGACCTCATCAAGGATTTGCTCGCGTACGCCCGGCTGGCCCGGGAGGCGATACGCCTCGATCCACTCGACTTGGATGCCGTGCTGACCGACGTTCTCGGGCAAATGCGGCCAGAGATTCGCGAGCGAGGGGCCGAGGTGAGCGTGGCGTGGCCGCTCGGCCGGGCGGTCGCCCAGCGGACGACGCTCGGGCAGGTGGTGACGAACCTGCTCGACAATGCCATCAAATTCGCGGAAGCGGGCAAGAAGGCCGTGGCGCACGTGCGCTCCGAGGACCGCGGCGACCGCGTCCGGCTCTGGGTCGAAGACAATGGCATCGGCGTCGAGCCCGAGCACCGGGAGCGCATTTTCCGGGTCTTCGAGCGTCTCCACGCGCAGGAAGCCTACCCGGGCACCGGCATCGGCCTTGCCATCGTGCGAAAAGGCGCCGAACGGATGGGCGGATCGTGCGGGGTCGAGGAGAACCCGGGCGGAGGGAGCCGGTTCTGGGTCGAGCTGCCGAAGCAGGAGAACACATGA
- a CDS encoding response regulator, with protein sequence MNIEDLGVLVVEDDSTDVLMIRRAFKKAQLLNPLHFVDNGDTALDYLSGRPPYDDRREHPLPALILLDLKLPRRSGLEVLEWLRSQPGLRRLPVVVLTSSMESTDVRKAYDLGCNSYLVKPVSFEGLLDAVKALGVYWLILNRRADTEVA encoded by the coding sequence ATGAACATCGAAGACCTCGGCGTGCTCGTGGTCGAGGACGATTCGACCGACGTGCTCATGATTCGCCGCGCCTTCAAGAAAGCGCAGCTCTTGAACCCGCTCCATTTCGTGGACAACGGCGACACGGCCCTCGATTACCTCTCCGGGCGGCCCCCGTACGACGATCGCAGGGAGCACCCGCTGCCGGCGCTCATCCTGCTCGACCTGAAGCTGCCGCGGCGCTCCGGGCTGGAGGTCCTGGAATGGCTGCGGAGCCAGCCGGGGCTCCGGCGGCTCCCGGTCGTCGTGCTGACGTCGTCGATGGAGAGCACCGACGTGCGCAAGGCGTACGACCTCGGGTGCAATTCATACCTGGTCAAACCCGTCAGCTTCGAGGGGCTGCTCGACGCGGTGAAGGCGCTCGGGGTCTACTGGCTGATCCTCAATCGGCGGGCGGACACGGAGGTCGCCTGA